GCGGCGTACCTTGCCGAGCTCGGCGCCGAGACGATCAAGGTCGAGCTGCCGAAGCGCGGCGAGCCGATGCGGCACACCACGCCGTTCAACGAGCCGTTCCTCTATCCCCTCTCCCGGTGGATGCCGGACAAGGGGACGGGGCTGGGCTTCTTCGGCGCGAACCCGAACGAGTACTTCCTTTCGCTCGACTTCCACAAGCCG
The genomic region above belongs to Deltaproteobacteria bacterium and contains:
- a CDS encoding CoA transferase, whose amino-acid sequence is MTFEDFCRTVFNTKERFHKPEVLKGIRVVSTTQYILGPSCAAYLAELGAETIKVELPKRGEPMRHTTPFNEPFLYPLSRWMPDKGTGLGFFGANPNEYFLSLDFHKP